One region of Vibrio pelagius genomic DNA includes:
- the rlmD gene encoding 23S rRNA (uracil(1939)-C(5))-methyltransferase RlmD → MARFFQPKKKTQFETKHQSVLVERMDHNGAGIAYQKNKPVFIDGALPGEQVVIQLTESKSKFARAKLIKLLKPSEQRLKPFCKHFNQCGGCHLQHMDYTSQVEHKGQSLSHLMSQYQTPRTEIADPITGPQVGYRRRARVSLFMDRKNQQLQFGFRKKQSKHIENVTDCAVLEPSLNALLPKMKALLETFSQPMNLGHVELVLSDKGPVIVLRHLKPLADKDQQALIDLATEQGAILYSMPETDQLVRLVGDAPTYSETGVTLPFEPNHFIQVNQQVNQKMVAQALEWLNPQADERVLDLFCGLGNFSLPIAKQSALVVGVEGVDEMVKQATSNAEVNQLDNATFYQANLEEELSSQPWAKEKFDKVLLDPARAGASGIVDQLSALGAKSVVYVSCNPATLARDTASLQNQGYQMVKMGMLDMFPHTSHLESMALFVKEKS, encoded by the coding sequence ATGGCACGTTTTTTTCAACCAAAAAAGAAAACTCAATTCGAGACCAAGCATCAATCGGTTTTGGTTGAACGAATGGATCACAATGGCGCAGGCATCGCTTATCAGAAAAATAAACCTGTGTTTATTGATGGTGCGTTGCCGGGTGAGCAAGTGGTGATTCAATTAACGGAAAGCAAAAGTAAGTTTGCGCGTGCGAAACTGATTAAACTATTAAAGCCAAGCGAACAGCGACTAAAGCCTTTCTGCAAACACTTTAATCAGTGTGGTGGTTGTCATCTACAACATATGGATTACACATCGCAAGTCGAGCATAAGGGGCAGTCACTGAGCCACTTAATGAGTCAATACCAAACTCCCCGCACTGAAATTGCCGATCCAATTACTGGTCCGCAGGTTGGCTATCGTCGTCGTGCTCGCGTGAGCTTGTTTATGGACAGAAAGAATCAACAGCTGCAGTTTGGCTTTCGCAAGAAACAGAGCAAGCACATAGAGAATGTGACGGACTGTGCGGTGTTGGAGCCAAGCTTAAATGCGTTGCTGCCAAAGATGAAAGCGCTACTGGAGACTTTTAGCCAACCGATGAACCTTGGTCACGTAGAACTGGTTCTTTCTGATAAAGGGCCAGTGATTGTCCTTCGTCACCTTAAACCGTTGGCAGACAAAGATCAGCAAGCGCTTATCGATTTAGCGACGGAGCAGGGGGCAATCTTGTATTCAATGCCAGAAACGGATCAACTGGTTCGTTTGGTTGGTGATGCGCCGACATACAGTGAAACCGGCGTTACTCTACCGTTTGAGCCGAATCACTTTATTCAAGTTAATCAACAAGTGAACCAAAAAATGGTGGCACAAGCGCTGGAGTGGTTGAATCCACAAGCGGATGAGCGAGTTCTCGACCTGTTTTGTGGCTTAGGTAATTTCAGTTTACCTATCGCAAAACAGTCCGCATTGGTGGTTGGCGTTGAAGGTGTGGATGAAATGGTGAAACAGGCAACGAGCAATGCTGAAGTAAACCAGCTCGACAACGCGACTTTCTACCAAGCGAACCTCGAAGAAGAGCTCTCTTCTCAGCCGTGGGCAAAAGAGAAGTTCGACAAGGTGCTCCTTGATCCTGCACGCGCTGGGGCAAGTGGGATTGTCGATCAACTTTCAGCGCTGGGCGCGAAGAGCGTGGTTTATGTTTCATGTAATCCTGCTACTCTAGCTAGAGATACGGCAAGCTTGCAAAATCAAGGTTATCAAATGGTCAAAATGGGTATGTTAGACATGTTTCCGCATACCAGTCACTTGGAATCTATGGCACTATTCGTTAAAGAGAAATCATAG